The Sparus aurata chromosome 14, fSpaAur1.1, whole genome shotgun sequence region cctgaCCAAAATGAGCTACATGCTACAGAGATAAGCAACAGGCTATTTAActactttcacacagagaggtcTCTTGTCTGACATTTTGAACCATCGGTTGAAGTCCTTTTGCAATTTGCGAAACGCCCGAACaattaaaaagcattttctAAATCTTTACTTGTCTTTTAAAGGAAGCTCCTTCACCTGTCTGCGAGGCGTGGCGGTCCAACGCAGCACCTTTCACCTTCCGCCTGACCGCCACCCGTCTGAACTCCTCCGCATCATGGCAGCTCAGGGTCAAACTATTCCtcttcttcaggtcaaacatgGTTGCAGGGTCGCTCCAGCTTCAGCCCGCTGTTTCTCTGAAAATGCAGTAAACGAGGAGACCAACTGGTATCAAATAATTCAATCACTGCCACCAACGTTTGACTGGCACCCACTGTTGCCACCTCCTCAGTAAGGAAAGTCGCTATTGGCTCTCCTGAAAGTCGCTAGAAGTCGCTAAATTTCGTCATCGCCCAATTTGCATAACTGGCCATGTGCATTTAATTGTAATGCGCTGTAGGAGAGAGGAACACCGTCGTGAGAGGGACACAAAGTGATTAAAAACACTCTTATTATGTTTAGAACTACATATAAACTTATAACTGCAGGGATTTATTTTAGacgaaaacatttttatatttacatcgGATCAGCTTCGCGCATGCGCGATTTTGCAGTCTGGACGCGGAGAGGTGAACAtcatctcctccagctctgactgcagctggGAGCCCTGACAAAAACTCCCTGTGCTACAATACCATTACAAAATTTTAATCTCTGTGATACTGCTACCTCATGTTCCTGTGGTACTGGACCACATGTTCCTGTAGTAAATTCCTGTGGTCATCGATTGGTCTGTGTGGTATTTTTGTACCTCAGGCACTGTGGTACTTTACCATACATTCTGTGGTACTGTATTACACATCCTGTGATAATATACCATAATATACCATTTACTATACTAGACTATATCATACACAACTACAACAAATCTAAGCCCAACCTTCAAAtgagttgttttttattaataaaGGGACAATAACACCATATTCTCAAGGGCATATTTTATTTAGATCTTAAAATATGCAGTATgagaaacagaataaaacatgtaaatacattaGTACAATACATACATTATGTCAGAAGGTTATGCTTTATTGGCCTCTGACAATTATGTTGTCCTTTGTCCATGACGCAGCCATTTCATGTGGTGTTGCAGTGGTGTAGGATTTATGAGACACCGTACTCATTCCTAcagagccctggaggtgacgtggatgtgtatttctttctttcttttttttgtttttgaagtcgTGCGTGAGTCATGGAAAGCTGAAggtattttatttaataaatgtaggttttctgtcacaactctCACATGGATATGACACTACATGCACTTgcatccatttttatttttctcacgtTTTTCAAAGGACCCCGCCTGCAGCCCCTGAATTGGGATACAGCCATAACATTCAAGTAGTCCAGTTGCCTTTGATACAGCACTTGAacttaccatgacctggatgacggAGAACCTTCAGCACTATTCTATAGTATCATTCTTATTCTGTACAGACCCTTTCATTAAAAAACTCACATATCACATTATCTGATATTCTGGCAATGAATGATGTTAAAACATGAAATCTGTGATGTTAGCATATTTGAATAGTCATGTGCTGGTATAACTTGTGATCCAACAAAGCTGTTAATGAACTTTGATCTGGTATTGTAAACTAGTCTGCACTGATCTCCACTTCAACTGTATAATATGAATGTAGTATGGATTACAGAGCACTAGCAGCATAACATGCATTTCTGGTTTGCTTTAAAGGCATTCTTACAAATTATGTAACGGCACCACAAAGTTTAAAAGTTAAAGTACACTCCTTTTGATGGCTCATTTCTAGCAATATACCAGACATGCAGCAACACTATGTACAGTAAGTACATCAACTCAAAACTCACACTTTCCCATGCAAATAACTAATATCAGAATGAAAACCAAAGACACCAAATATGCATAACAacttttattgacattttaacaccacTCTATTTCAACAGCCAACAGAACACTGAAAACTTGAAAGACTTTGAACATTAAATTAACGTTGCAACAGCACAGATTTGTAGAAATGGCATTTATGCCaggtcctcctcaccctcctcatcAAATTCTCCCTCTTCCTCAGCAGTGGCATCCTGGTACTGCTGGTATTCAGACACCAGGTCATTCATGTTGCTCTCTGCCTCAGTGAACTCCATCTCATCCATGCCCTCACCTGTGTACCAGTGGAGGAAAGCTTTACGCCTGAACATAGCTGTGAATTGCTCGGAGATGCGCTTGAACAGCTCCTGGATGGCTGTGCTGTTACCAATGAAGGTGGCAGCCATCTTGAGGCCACGGGGAGGAATGTCACAGACGGCGGTCTTTACGTTGTTGGGGATCCATTCAACAAAGTagctgctgtttttgttctgcACGTTCAGCATCTGCTCATCCACCTCCTTCATGGACATGCGCCCACGGAAGATTGCAGCCACTGTCAGGTAGCGGCCGTGTCGTGGATCACAGGCGGCCATCATGTTCTTGGCATCGAACATCTGCTGGGTGAGCTCTGGCACAGTGAGTGATCTGTACTGCTGGCTGCCTCTGCTTGTGAGTGGAGCAAAGCCTGGCATGAAGAAGTGCAGACGGGGGAATGGCACCATGTTTACAGCCAGCTTACGCAGGTCAGCATTGAGCTGTCCGGGGAACCTGAGGCAGGTAGTGACACCGCTCATGGTAGCAGACACAAGGTGGTTGAGGTCACCATATGAAGGGGTTGTGAGCTTGAGGGTGCGGAAACAGATGTCGTACAGGGCCTCATTGTCGATGCAGAAGGTCTCATCTGTGTTCTCTACAAGTTGGTGAACTGATAGTGTGGCGTTGTAGGGCTCAACTACCGTGTCTGATACTTTTGGGGAAGGCACCACGCTGAATGTGTTCATGATGCGGTCGGGGTATTCTTCTCGGATCTTACTAATGAGCAGGGTGCCCATACCAGAGCCTGTACCACCACCCAGAGAGTGTGTGAGCTGGAAACCCTGCAGGCAGTCGCAGCTCTCTGCCTCCTTCCTCACCACATCCAGAACAGAGTCCACCAGCTCTGCACCCTCAGTGTAGTGACCCTTTGCCCAGTTGTTGCCAGCACCACTCTGGCCTGGAAGACAAGAATCAAGATTAAGCCTCACGGCACTCTTGGTACATAATGAGTA contains the following coding sequences:
- the LOC115595964 gene encoding tubulin beta-1 chain-like — protein: MREIVHIQVGQCGNQIGAKFWEVISDEHGIDPTGTYHGDSDLQLDRINVYYNEASGGKYVPRGVLVDLEPGTMDSVRSGPFGQIFRPDNFVFGQSGAGNNWAKGHYTEGAELVDSVLDVVRKEAESCDCLQGFQLTHSLGGGTGSGMGTLLISKIREEYPDRIMNTFSVVPSPKVSDTVVEPYNATLSVHQLVENTDETFCIDNEALYDICFRTLKLTTPSYGDLNHLVSATMSGVTTCLRFPGQLNADLRKLAVNMVPFPRLHFFMPGFAPLTSRGSQQYRSLTVPELTQQMFDAKNMMAACDPRHGRYLTVAAIFRGRMSMKEVDEQMLNVQNKNSSYFVEWIPNNVKTAVCDIPPRGLKMAATFIGNSTAIQELFKRISEQFTAMFRRKAFLHWYTGEGMDEMEFTEAESNMNDLVSEYQQYQDATAEEEGEFDEEGEEDLA